One region of Bactrocera neohumeralis isolate Rockhampton chromosome 5, APGP_CSIRO_Bneo_wtdbg2-racon-allhic-juicebox.fasta_v2, whole genome shotgun sequence genomic DNA includes:
- the LOC126760369 gene encoding ATP-binding cassette sub-family A member 13 yields the protein MQLKRSFSASQLRAMLRKDGLVRLRQPVMTVVQVVWPCLVFMLLYLIRLKFGPEHIEDCQFPTRLLPTKNQVLPSFYSYICSLENNCMKTTPYEETTSWQNAPMKPIVDIVNIFVTDDRMFNAVIDLPEKANFINAVTAVVTGGHFNQIRQSVGSVINLVPQVEDFLNGTFDINRLFSDRRTFVKAGYLMCGHPFPSTDTIPLVNDILYDTEDFSKINDDEINVMPTKYCKQLYLNITTTTTGKLTWNVVKPLIHGKILFAPVNEDTISIMTHANTTFEELNRLKRLSVAVADIVTKLREDGPFQKGFDSLLKLATSQTVRSYIGDDINVDEIVGVVNRIRTDPLVYDIVMTIKNILECFSVDRFVPLATAKDLQLTAFELNDKRLFFAAAYFNKTGNDVSYKLHMDTENTQPTFENKNRFWFPGPSRSMIRDMKYHRGFVQIKNAIDMGIIRHQKLLHKNVTEESSFEFSTNSPISIEIETGSGFGEDEDEDDDWTTPTKESLPQAHNDNGQPSSMETMVNLDELKVNTRRRRQALLDLLSVFGGNSADTLSKHGVDGLQMYTKQFPYPAYTHDDMKTGIYLAQAIQVAFFLGLVAQIANCVRHLIWMRESRNTMIMRSMGLKPCSELTSWVIVTFVELIVIFVGVTFILYIGGLLKFVSFIFVMFFLVVFGASLISFCYMCSTFFTSATIGAVATALLFFISYCPYIIVLLFDSHLNSFENFCINLSFTTAFSHGWSHIMRMELQEIGLSFVQVFQEGMSGEFGFAFIMMIVDAIIYSTIGYLVRHFMDDEYRFIEVQRDDLDASVGATLTNVSKLYGEQVAVSDVNLSLSRDKITCLLGRNGAGKSTIIKMLTGQVVQSTGRVILSQAMTSSDEYDKVGVCSQDNILIPNLTAREHLELYASIKLKHNYNSEVDKTLKSLKFGKYENYQAYQLSGGYQRRLCVALAFIGSPNVVILDEPCNGVDSKARKDIWELIQRLRKGRAVVFATHFLDEAEFLSDVMVIMKNGKIIVKHSPETLKEYCTSGFEVLFHCSDSQTITEIRTMGKDMLTSFKEPDWLDSGDIRLQVPYDQGGSSKSLAYLDYLQNLQNGGLIANLRVESRNLEQIFADLHEDKENASKGVNTRFNMKKVELKNSTVANIVNSGTLGVLTAVRNLLHKRIVHFSRNYRILLCVIVLPALFELLAMWFVTYRLEDDYDTTISFTRELYPKTTQMFSMELNKTLTNAAYEGLAEQCSAESPCREFRNSSTAFYWILQSMNDYHEKRYGGYSFNDTNAIVWYNNKGYHAMMAWLNDLNTRLLQVEMDDSNFSITSFNEPWKLGAAELSTTSVLRQAGDSSMVFILLIAFSLVVAVSSVFLVNERVKGEKLQQKLCGVNLATYWGVAFAWDFLIMVIAILVCGAIIFAFGLPVFVARQNVSGIFVLALLFAFACIPGVHVFEKCFNDSSVAIVTIFCMNIIIPLFTMANIILLGVIGDSEVWDNWRYFLNRAFLIFPQHALGDGLLEICKNYMVSLVFQRYDIDSYKHPVSSDLLRPHMLALFIIGIFFIILNVLLETGQIYKWRESLVNRLPFYQKYAEKQAEELKIVSIQNSLKRADKDETPQVLKVDNLCKSYDRGQYVVKNVTFAVKAGECFGLLGKNGTGKSTIFKMLSGELQPNVGAINYFNGEIAYCPQTNPLDSLLTVEECIRFYGNLRRVANMDKLIEHVLESFQLKSYRHVLVKNLSGGNRRKLTVALTCCGRTTVVLMDEPTSDMDPVTRAIVYRTIHDLLATQRAVVLTSHSVSEIDGICHRIAVLKDGQILTCSSPENLNKQYGGYYNVVIYGDNQLIESVEKAIHMRLPQCVDFQTYPHSIKFSLKIQTVKPREHDVEAMVPPQSNKVLSLADLFRELNTLSKQYENRLHYTVSHCRLDAVFERILDSSEQPPTIANGLGKSSLMGSPSTGYIHNGYVETETVT from the exons atgcAATTGAAACGGTCCTTCAGCGCCAGCCAGCTACGGGCGATGCTGCGCAAAGACGGCCTTGTGCGACTGCGTCAACCG GTTATGACGGTTGTGCAAGTGGTTTGGCCCTGCTTGGTGTTTATGCTGCTTTACCTCATACGTCTCAAGTTCGGTCCCGAACACATAGAAGACTGCCAATTTCCCACGCGATTGCTGCCCACCAAAAATCAGGTGCTGCCAAGTTTCTATTCTTACATCTGTAGTTTGGAAAATAATTGCATGAAGACAACGCCATACGAAGAGACAACGAGTTGGCAGAATGCACC CATGAAGCCAATTGTTGATATCGTGAATATATTTGTCACCGACGATCGCATGTTCAACGCTGTCATCGATTTGCCGGAAAAGGCGAATTTCATAAATGCCGTAACGGCTGTGGTCACGGGCGGCCATTTCAACCAGATACGCC AAAGCGTCGGCAGTGTTATCAACCTGGTGCCCCAAGTGGAGGATTTCCTAAACGGCACGTTCGATATAAATCGACTCTTTTCAG ATCGCAGAACCTTCGTTAAGGCTGGTTACCTTATGTGCGGTCATCCGTTCCCCAGCACGGACACCATACCACTTGTTAATGACATTCTCTATGACACCGAGGACTTCAGCAAAATAAATGATGACGAGATTAATGTAATGCCTA CGAAATATTGTAAACAACTGTACTTGAATATCACAACAACCACCACGGGCAAGTTGACATGGAACGTGGTGAAACCCCTGATACACGGCAAGATTTTATTTGCGCCTGTTAATGAGGATACTATATCAATTATGACGCAT GCCAACACGACGTTCGAGGAGTTGAATCGTTTGAAACGGTTATCAGTTGCAGTTGCCGACATTGTTACCAAGTTACGTGAAGACGGTCCATTTCAAAAAGGCTTTGACAGCCTGCTCAAGTTGGCCACTTCACAGACTGTACGCTCCTACATCGGCGATGATATAAACGTCGACGAAATTGTTGGCGTTGTAAATCGTATACGGACCGATCCGCTCGTATACGACATTGTTATGACCATCAAGAATATACTGGAATGTTTCTCCGTGGATCGTTTCGTGCCATTGGCAACCGCCAAGGATTTACAACTCACTGCATTCGAATTGAACGACAAGCGTTTGTTCTTCGCGGCAGCATATTTCAACAAAACCGGTAACGATGTGTCCTACAAACTGCATATGGACACCGAAAACACACAACCGACCTTTGAGAACAAGAACCGCTTCTGGTTTCCAGGTCCGTCGCGCAGCATGATACGCGACATGAAATATCATCGTGGTTTCGTGCAGATAAAGAATGCCATCGACATGGGCATCATTAGGCACCAGAAATTATTACACAAAAACGTCACTGAGGAAAGCTCCTTCGAGTTCAGCACAAACAGTCCCATTTCGATTGAAATTGAGACTGGTAGTGGATTTGGTGAGGATGAGGATGAAGATGACGATTGGACGACACCGACGAAAGAGAGCTTACCACAGGCACACAACGATAACGGTCAACCCAGTTCGATGGAGACTATGGTAAATCTAGATGAACTGAAGGTGAACACGCGCAGGCGGCGCCAAGCTTTGCTCGATTTACTTAGTGTGTTTGGCGGCAATAGCGCAGACACGCTGAGCAAGCACGGAGTGGATGGACTGCAGATGTACACGAAGCAATTTCCATATCCCGCTTACACACACGATGA cATGAAGACGGGTATTTACCTCGCGCAGGCCATACAAGTGGCCTTCTTTCTGGGCCTGGTAGCACAGATCGCCAATTGTGTGCGCCACTTAATTTGGATGCGTGAGAGTCGGAATACAATG atcATGCGTTCCATGGGCCTGAAGCCGTGTTCGGAGCTCACTTCTTGGGTTATTGTTACATTTGTGGAACTCATTGTAATTTTTGTGGGTGTAACGTTTATCCTGTACATTGGTGGTCTGCTGAAGTTTGTCTCCTTCATATTCGTCATGTTTTTCTTGGTTGTATTTGGTGCATCTTTGATATCCTTTTG TTATATGTGCTCAACTTTCTTCACGTCGGCCACTATTGGCGCCGTAGCCACGGCACTGCTCTTCTTCATCTCCTACTGCCCCTACATCATTGTGCTGCTCTTTGACTCTCATCTCAATTCGTTCGAGAACTTCTGCATTAACTTGTCTTTCACAACGGCATTCTCGCATGGTTGGAGCCATATTATGCGCATGGAGTTACAAGAGATCGGTTTGAGCTTTGTGCAAGTCTTCCAAGAAGGTATGAGCGGCGAATTTGGATTCGCATTCATTATGATGATTGTGGATGCGATAATTTATAGCACTATCGGCTATTTGGTGCGACATTTCATGGATG aTGAGTATCGATTCATTGAAGTGCAGCGCGATGACTTGGATGCAAGTGTTGGTGCAACGCTGACAAACGTGAGCAAGTTGTATGGTGAGCAAGTGGCCGTAAGCGATGTGAATCTGTCATTGTCCCGGGATAAGATCACGTGTCTGCTGGGACGCAATGGCGCAGGAAAGAGCACAATTAT CAAAATGCTTACGGGTCAAGTGGTGCAATCGACGGGGCGTGTTATACTCTCACAGGCAATGACAAGTAGCGATGAGTACGATAAGGTGGGCGTATGCTCTCAAGACAATATTTTAATACCAAATCTAACAGCGCGCGAACACTTGGAACTGTATGCGTCGATCAAACTAAAACACAACTACAACTCGGAGGTGGATAAAACACTGAAAAGCTTGAAGTTCGGTAAATATGAGAATTATCAGGCCTATCAACTGTCGGGCGGTTACCAGCGTAGACTTTGCGTCGCTCTGGCCTTTATTG GTTCACCCAACGTTGTGATTCTGGACGAGCCATGCAATGGTGTTGACTCTAAAGCGCGCAAGGACATCTGGGAACTGATACAACGCCTTAGAAAAGGACGTGCCGTTGTTTTTGCTACACACTTCTTGGACGAAGCGGAGTTTCTAAGTGATGTGATGGTTATCATGAAGAAC GGCAAAATCATAGTGAAACATAGCCCAGAAACACTCAAAGAATATTGCACTTCCGGCTTTGAGGTACTCTTCCATTGCAGCGATAGCCAAACTATAACTGAAATCCGCACTATGGGTAAAGATATGCTCACCAGCTTTAAAGAACCCGATTGGTTAGACAGTGGTGACATTCGTCTGCAAGTACCATACGACCAAGGCGGCTCCAGCAAATCACTGGCTTACCTTGATTACCTGCAAAACTTACAGAACGGCGGACTCATTGCCAACTTACGCGTTGAAAGTCGCAATTTAGAGCAAATATTCGCGGACTTGCATGAAGACAAGGAAAACGCCAGCAAGGGTGTAAACACAAGGTTTAACATGAAGAAGGTGGAACTGAAAAACTCGACAGTGGCTAATATAGTGAATAGTGGCACGTTAGGTGTGCTCACAGCCGTTCGGAATTTATTACATAAACGCATCGTTCACTTCAGCAGAAATTATCGCATTCTCCTTTGCGTCATCGTATTACCTGCGCTATTCGAGTTGCTCGCCATGTGGTTCGTCACATATCGCTTGGAAGACGACTACGATACAACAATTAGTTTCACTCGCGAACTGTATCCGAAAACAACACAAATGTTCAGCATGGAGCTGAACAAAACACTGACAAATGCCGCTTACGAGGGCTTGGCGGAGCAGTGCTCCGCTGAGAGTCCTTGTCGGGAGTTTAGAAATTCAAGCACAGCCTTCTATTGGATCTTGCAGTCCATGAATGATTATCATGAGAAACGTTATGGTGGCTACTCCTTCAATGATACGAATGCTATCGTTTGGTACAACAACAAAGGCTATCATGCCATGATGGCTTGGTTGAACGATTTGAATACGCGCTTGCTGCAAGTAGAGATGGACGACAGTAACTTCAGCATCACAAGCTTCAATGAACCATGGAAACTGGGCGCCGCCGAGCTCAGTACGACCTCAGT TTTGCGTCAAGCTGGCGATTCGTCCATGGTCTTCATACTACTCATCGCATTCAGTTTGGTGGTGGCCGTATCATCTGTTTTTCTGGTAAACGAGCGCGTAAAAGGTGAGAAACTGCAACAGAAACTGTGTGGTGTAAACTTAGCCACCTACTGGGGTGTAGCGTTTGCTTGGGATTTTCTG ATTATGGTAATCGCCATATTGGTCTGCGGTGCCATCATATTCGCATTCGGATTGCCAGTTTTTGTTGCTCGTCAAAATGTTTCCGGTATATTCGTGCTAGCACTGCTCTTTGC ATTCGCCTGTATACCTGGTGTACATGTGTTTGAGAAATGCTTCAACGACTCCAGCGTGGCGATTGTGACCATATTCTGTATGAATATCATAATTCCACTCTTCACCATGGCTAATATCATACTGCTGGGTGTAATCGGTGACTCGGAAGTATGGGACAATTGGCGCTATTTCCTTAACCGTGCCTTCCTCATCTTTCCGCAACACGCTTTGGGCGACGGTTTACTTGAGATCTGTAAAAATTATATGGTCTCACTCGTCTTCCAACGGTACGATATCGATTCCTACAAGCATCCAGTTTCGAGTGATTTACTCCGTCCACATATGCTGGCCCTATTCATAATCGGTATTTTCTTCATTATACTGAACGTTTTGCTGGAGACCGGTCAGATTTATAAATGGCGCGAATCGTTAGTAAATCGTTTGCCTTTCTACCAAAAGTATGCTGAGAAACAGGCGGAGGAATTAAAAATCGTGTCCATACAGAACTCGCTAAAACGCGCCGATAAAGACGAGACACCACAAGTACTCAAAGTAGACAACCTTTGCAAGTCATACGATCGCGGACAGTATGTTGTGAAGAATGTCACATTCGCAGTGAAAGCCGGTGAATGTTTCGGCTTATTGGGCAAGAACGGCACCGGCAAATCGACGATATTCAAAATGCTCTCTGGCGAACTGCAGCCGAATGTGGGCGCCATCAACTACTTCAAC GGCGAGATTGCCTATTGTCCGCAAACAAATCCGCTGGACTCCCTGCTGACCGTCGAGGAATGCATCCGGTTCTACGGGAATCTGCGGCGTGTCGCTAATATGGACAAG CTAATAGAACACGTACTGGAGTCATTCCAACTGAAGTCGTACCGTCACGTGTTGGTTAAGAATTTGAGTGGCGGCAATCGTCGTAAGCTGACAGTGGCGCTCACTTGTTGCGGCCGCACCACCGTCGTGCTAATGGATGAGCCCACCAGCGACATGGACCCGGTGACGCGCGCCATTGTCTACCGCACCATACACGATCTACTCGCTACACAACGCGCTGTTGTGCTCACTTCCCACTCGGTGTCGGAGATCGATGGAATTTGCCATCGTATCGCTGTGCTCAAGGACGGTCAAATCCTGACCTGCAGCAGTCCGGAGAATTTGAATAAGCAGTATGGCGGTTACTACAATGTCGTAATTTATGGCGACAACCAATTGATCGAATCTGTGGAGAAA GCCATACATATGCGCCTGCCGCAGTGCGTAGACTTCCAGACTTACCCGCATTCCATAAAGTTTAGTCTCAAAATCCAAACAGTCAAGCCGCGTGAG CATGATGTGGAGGCAATGGTGCCACCACAGAGCAACAAAGTGTTAAGTTTGGCCGATCTTTTCCGTGAATTGAACACGCTGTCGAAGCAATATGAAAATCGCCTGCACTACACAGTCAGCCATTGTCGTCTGGATGCGGTGTTCGAGCGTATCTTGGATTCCAGCGAACAGCCACCTACCATCGCCAATGGTCTGGGCAAGTCGAGCTTGATGGGCAGCCCTTCCACCGGTTACATCCACAATGGTTACGTGGAAACGGAGACTGTCACATGA
- the LOC126760394 gene encoding uncharacterized protein LOC126760394, with protein MNMANCCKDCDRLQPRSSGSAPVRPEFQQPTMYDHFQNFQRFKMQKQEAQAIEKRKEELLKMNTNFTNWNPSCSKEMFDQFSTQDVALFRQQIRLAQNGERSILESLTAPTEGGASSIGGTATVAGTGTGTGTSVGDKSLKKKDSLLTISRTPVQCPIGACGRTIGVTSVLSHYLRDHSEDFGVQCQEIYGGKRSVLIFDATTLDFRDNVCLGVLAYGGIKEKCSDPPAQRGICIHNAFLPKPHEHLDAHLPILIMACRTSWSAMLKDKQLETRITKPEDSNQHLLVIWLVSVQSTKPIHCTLTAYDRTMTSSRSVIAQVRQLNESQNPSEFLVNDANSLRLSNGEINILSHDGNDCVHLEVMINEYDQ; from the exons ATGAACATGGCCAATTGCTGTAAGGATTGTGATAGATTGCAGCCACGGTCATCGGGCAGCGCACCGGTGCGCCCCGAATTCCAGCAGCCCACCATGTATGAtcactttcaaaattttcaacgcttcaaaatgcaaaaacaagagGCGCAGGCCATTGAAAAGCGCAAGGAAGAACTACTAAAAATGAACACGAACTTCACAAATTGGAATCCCAGCTGCAGCAAAGAGATGTTCGATCAGTTCAGCACACAAGATGTGGCGTTGTTTCGGCAGCAAATTCGTTTGGCACAAAATGGAGAGCGTTCGATATTGGAGAGCCTCACAGCGCCAACTGAGGGCGGCGCTTCAAGTATCGGTGGCACTGCTACGGTCGCAGGTACTGGTACCGGCACTGGTACAAGCGTCGGCGACAAGTCGCTGAAGAAGAAGGACTCGCTGCTGACGATCTCACGTACACCCGTACAGTGCCCCATTGGCGCTTGTGGTCGAACTATAGGCGTCACTTCGGTGTTGTCGCATTACCTGCGTGATCACAGCGAAGACTTTGGTGTGCAGTGTCAAGAAATTTACGGCGGGAAGCGCTCAGTGTTGATTTTCGATGCCACTACTTTGGATTTCCGTGATAATGTGTGTTTGGGTGTGCTCGCCTACGGAGGCATCAAGGAGAAGTG CTCAGATCCGCCCGCTCAGCGTGGTATTTGCATACACAACGCCTTCCTGCCAAAGCCGCATGAACACCTTGACGCACATTTGCCCATACTGATAATGGCTTGCCGCACGTCTTGGAGTGCTATGCTGAAAGATAAGCAGCTCGAAACTCGAATAACGAAGCCAGAGGACTCGAATCAACACCTACTCGTGATTTGGCTGGTGAGCGTGCAGTCCACCAAGCCTATACATTGCACCCTCACCGCCTATGATAGGACGATGACTTCGTCGCGCAGTGTCATCGCACAAGTGCGTCAGCTCAACGAGTCCCAAAACCCGAGTGAATTTCTGGTTAACGATGCGAACAGTTTACGTCTGAGTAATGGCGAAATCAATATACTTTCACATGATGGCAACGATTGCGTTCACCTGGAGGTTATGATCAACGAATACgaccaataa